The Lycium ferocissimum isolate CSIRO_LF1 chromosome 10, AGI_CSIRO_Lferr_CH_V1, whole genome shotgun sequence genome window below encodes:
- the LOC132034504 gene encoding multiple C2 domain and transmembrane region protein 16, with protein MGTARKLVVEVIDARNLLPKDGHGTSSPYVVVDFYGQRRKTRTVTRDLSPIWNEMLEFNVGKPSDVFGDVLELDVYHDKLIGPTTRNNFLGRVKLSARQFVKKGEEALIYYPLEKKNLLSWISGEIGLKIYFVEEVVPPPAPPPPPPEEVKAEPEPAPPAESTPPPSEAAPEGEKPPAEEAAPPVPENPTTLEAEPELEKYDKEGSSVLMDPPPPPELPVQEDEFNQVKRSASLGSIPEVKVCNIAGPRPISRASSVSSFISDAASDRSGPIERSSFDLVEKMHYLFIRVVKARSLPTVGSPVVKIAVSGSHVVSKPARKTVLFEWDQTFAFGREAPDSSSLLEISVWDPLSAKSFDPTSDVAGHVFLGGICFDVSEIPLRDPPDSPLAPQWYRLEGGGAHRGDLMLATWVGTQADESFPEAWKTDTASNPGSKSKVYQSPKLWYLRSSVIEAQDISQLTHSKESTYQIKAQLGFQVQKTKAITTTTGSPSWNEDLVFVAAEPFTEHYLLFCLIETRLGKEQTVLAVASIPLTTIERRVDDRKVASRWFTFEDPNEEKRIYKGRVHLRLCFDGGYHVMDEAVHVCSDYRPTARQLWKAPIGTVELGVIGCKNLLPMKTMKGKGSTDAYAVAKYGNKWVRTRTISDSLEPRWNEQYTWRVYDPSTVLTIGVFDSWEVFESDGYGKETLMRPDFRIGKVRVRISTLTTGKVYKNTFPLLLLSHAGLKKMGEIELAVRFIRATPTLDFLHVYSQPLLPMMHHVKPLGMVQQESLRSAAVKIVASHLTRSEPPLRREVVTYMLDADSHSFSMRKVRANWFRIINVIAGVIDIVKWVDDTRGWKNPTATLLVHALLVMLVWFPDLIIPTFAFYVFVIGAWNYRFRSRDTLPHFDPKMSLVADQSLDRDELDEEFDALPCSRPNELVRARYDKLRMLGARVQTILGDVATQGERVQALVTWRDPRATGIFIGLCFVVAFILYLAPSKMVAMAFGFYYLRHPIFRDRMPSPALNFFRRLPSFSDRML; from the exons ATGGGGACGGCGAGAAAGCTAGTAGTAGAAGTAATTGACGCACGGAACCTCCTTCCCAAGGACGGGCATGGCACTTCAAGTCCTTACGTAGTTGTGGATTTCTATGGTCAGAGAAGGAAGACAAGGACGGTGACTCGTGATCTGAGCCCCATATGGAACGAAATGCTGGAATTCAACGTTGGAAAACCTTCAGATGTTTTCGGTGACGTGCTCGAGCTCGACGTGTATCATGACAAATTAATTGGCCCCACAACCAGGAATAATTTCCTCGGAAGGGTCAAGTTGAGCGCTAGGCAGTTTGTCAAGAAAGGGGAAGAGGCATTGATCTATTAccctttggagaagaaaaatttgCTCAGTTGGATTTCCGGTGAAATcggtttgaaaatttatttcgtcGAAGAAGTTGTTCCTCCACCAGCTCCACCGCCTCCTCCACCTGAAGAAGTCAAAGCGGAGCCCGAGCCAGCACCACCCGCGGAGTCTACTCCACCGCCATCAGAAGCTGCACCGGAAGGTGAGAAGCCACCGGCTGAAGAAGCGGCGCCACCAGTACCGGAAAATCCTACTACCCTAGAAGCTGAGCCTGAACTAGAAAAGTATGACAAAGAAGGGAGTAGTGTTCTAATGGATCCTCCACCACCACCAGAATTGCCAGTACAAGAGGATGAATTCAATCAGGTGAAAAGATCTGCATCATTAGGATCTATACCCGAAGTAAAGGTCTGCAATATTGCTGGTCCTAGGCCAATTAGCCGTGCTTCATCAGTTAGCAGCTTCATCTCTGATGCTGCATCGGACAGATCAGGTCCGATCGAACGGTCCTCATTTGATCTTGTAGAGAAAATGCATTACCTCTTTATTCGAGTGGTAAAAGCTCGATCGCTTCCCACAGTTGGCAGCCCCGTCGTGAAAATTGCTGTTTCCGGCAGCCATGTTGTATCAAAGCCAGCCCGGAAAACAGTGTTGTTTGAGTGGGACCAAACTTTTGCTTTCGGTCGAGAGGCACCTGATTCCTCCTCCCTGTTGGAAATCTCGGTATGGGACCCTTTAAGTGCCAAGTCATTCGATCCTACATCCGACGTGGCAGGGCATGTGTTTCTTGGTGGAATTTGCTTTGATGTGAGTGAGATCCCCCTAAGGGATCCACCTGATAGTCCTTTGGCTCCTCAATGGTATAGGCTTGAAGGAGGTGGGGCTCATAGAGGTGATCTAATGCTTGCCACTTGGGTCGGGACTCAAGCTGATGAATCATTTCCTGAAGCCTGGAAGACAGACACTGCCAGTAATCCTGGTTCTAAATCTAAG GTATACCAATCTCCTAAATTGTGGTATTTGAGATCATCTGTGATAGAGGCACAAGACATTTCTCAATTGACACATTCAAAGGAGTCAACGTATCAGATTAAAGCCCAATTAGGATTCCAAGTCCAAAAGACAAAAGCCATCACCACAACTACTGGATCTCCATCTTGGAATGAAGACTTGGTCTTTGTAGCAGCTGAGCCATTTACTGAGCACTACTTGCTATTTTGCCTAATAGAAACCAGGCTAGGGAAAGAGCAAACCGTTCTTGCAGTTGCTAGCATACCACTCACCACAATCGAACGTCGAGTCGATGACCGTAAGGTGGCTTCTAGATGGTTCACATTTGAAGATCCTAATGAAGAGAAGAGAATTTACAAAGGCAGAGTCCACTTGCGCCTTTGTTTTGATGGTGGATATCATGTGATGGACGAAGCAGTCCATGTTTGTAGCGATTATCGTCCAACCGCAAGGCAACTTTGGAAAGCACCAATTGGGACTGTTGAATTGGGGGTTATTGGATGCAAGAACTTGTTGCCCATGAAAACAATGAAAGGTAAGGGGTCTACAGATGCTTATGCAGTGGCCAAGTATGGGAACAAGTGGGTACGCACTCGTACCATATCTGATAGTTTAGAACCTAGGTGGAATGAGCAGTACACTTGGAGAGTTTACGATCCATCCACTGTCTTGACTATCGGAGTATTCGATAGCTGGGAAGTATTCGAATCAGATGGGTACGGAAAGGAGACATTAATGAGGCCAGATTTTCGAATTGGTAAGGTGCGTGTGCGTATTTCTACATTGACAACAGGTAAAGTGTACAAGAATACTTTCCCATTACTTTTGTTATCACACGCTGGTTTGAAGAAAATGGGGGAGATTGAATTAGCAGTGAGATTTATACGTGCTACACCAACGCTTGATTTCTTACATGTCTATTCACAACCATTGCTACCGATGATGCATCATGTAAAGCCACTTGGCATGGTTCAACAAGAGAGTTTAAGGAGTGCAGCTGTCAAAATAGTAGCGAGCCACTTGACAAGATCGGAGCCACCTCTTAGGCGTGAGGTTGTGACTTACATGCTTGATGCCGATTCACATTCATTCAGCATGCGAAAAGTTCGTGCAAATTGGTTCAGAATCATTAATGTAATCGCTGGGGTAATTGACATTGTCAAATGGGTTGATGACACACGTGGTTGGAAAAATCCAACTGCAACCTTACTAGTACATGCATTGTTGGTGATGCTTGTGTGGTTCCCTGACTTGATCATCCCCACATTCGCGTTCTATGTGTTTGTGATCGGTGCGTGGAATTACAGGTTCAGATCTCGAGACACTCTACCGCACTTTGATCCAAAGATGTCACTGGTAGCAGATCAGTCACTTGATAGAGATGAGCTTGATGAAGAGTTTGATGCATTGCCTTGCAGTAGACCAAATGAATTGGTACGAGCCAGGTATGATAAACTGCGCATGCTTGGTGCCCGGGTTCAGACAATCTTGGGAGATGTTGCAACGCAAGGGGAGCGAGTGCAAGCATTGGTAACATGGCGTGACCCTCGAGCCACAGGGATATTTATTGGGTTGTGCTTTGTGGTGGCATTCATTTTGTACTTGGCACCGTCTAAAATGGTGGCTATGGCTTTTGGTTTCTACTATCTTCGTCATCCCATATTTAGGGATAGAATGCCCTCCCCGGCTTTGAATTTCTTCAGAAGGCTGCCTTCATTTTCAGACCGAATGCTCTAG